One region of Vigna angularis cultivar LongXiaoDou No.4 chromosome 10, ASM1680809v1, whole genome shotgun sequence genomic DNA includes:
- the LOC108335534 gene encoding protein LURP-one-related 4: protein MNWNIIVVQAFNFKSTTPSSCILFPSDSAQMAKVYPDQEEPTFSSCPSHGPHTYTLWMKSLVFNSNGCTVYDSNGLIVYRVDNYDTKGRRDVNLLDLRGRVLCTIHKRLFGFGRWDVSRSSYDSSNSENQEKPWFHVKRCHEMMTGKLTCQISTVECQKYCIEKIGAKTAFRIVNTDDGDIVAHAKQKHSTSGVILGSDVLTLDVEGGIDHSLVMAFVTVFGLICGRM from the exons ATGAATTGGAATATAATAGTGGTTCAAGCCTTCAACTTCAAATCAACCACTCCTTCTTCTTGCATTCTCTTTCCTTCTGATTCGGCTCAAATGGCGAAGGTTTACCCTGATCAGGAGGAACCCACTTTCTCTTCCTGCCCCTCCCACGGACCACACACATATACCCTCTGGATGAAATCACTCGTTTTCAACTCTAACGGTTGCACCGTCTACGATTCCAACGGTCTCATCGTTTATCGCGTTGATAACTACGACACAAAGGGTAGAAGAGACGTTAACCTTTTGGATCTCCGAGGAAGAGTCCTCTGCACCATACACAAG AGACTGTTCGGTTTTGGACGTTGGGATGTTTCCAGAAGTAGCTATGACAGTAGTAACAGTGAAAACCAGGAAAAGCCTTGGTTTCATGTTAAAAGATGCCATGAGATGATGACAGGAAAATTGACGTGCCAGATTAGTACGGTGGAGTGTCAGAAGTACTGCATAGAGAAAATCGGTGCCAAAACAGCGTTTCGGATTGTCAACACAGATGATGGAGACATAGTTGCCCAT GCGAAGCAAAAGCACTCGACCTCGGGAGTGATACTGGGCAGTGATGTTCTAACGTTGGATGTTGAAGGTGGAATTGATCATTCTCTAGTAATGGCTTTTGTCACAGTGTTTGGATTAATCTGCGGCAGAATGTGA